A region of the Paenibacillus sp. J23TS9 genome:
TCTGCACCGTCCATCTCTTGGGTCCATATCTTTGTCGAAGCTTTTATCGAATTATGAGTTATTATAAGTCCCTGTTCATCCGCCGTCAAGTTTTATATCTTCCCTGTTTCCCGGAAATAGGCGTGACAATCAGGGCAGTACCTGCATATCTCGATCCTTTGCTCAAAAATCTGGGTCAGCGTCCGGATCACCGTCATATGAGGCTCCCTGGTGTGGATTACGATTTTAGCCGGAGATACGGAAATCAAGGTTGTAACGACCGCATCCTCCATCTGCAAATCCTGCTGGTCCAGCCGTTCCACGATGACGCCTTCATCATACCGGTATTCAAGTGGATTCAGATCTTCATCCAGCAGCAGCAAATCCTGTCCGCCCTTATGAATTACGTGCACAAGCGGAACCTGCGGCTGTTGAAAATATACGAAATACTTCAGCATCCCCACAAATTCCTCATACTGCCGGTCCATTAAAAATTCGTCCACCGCATATTCCACAATTTCTTTCAGCTCTTTGATATACTGCCTGGATCGGAAGGTGAGAAACCCATCGATATGCAGCAGCGGTCTTTCGGTCAAGCACTGCTTGACGCCCTGC
Encoded here:
- a CDS encoding putative sporulation protein YtxC codes for the protein MELFSIAAQTSTPQEAEQYSRMVSKANQVLHKKYKSLAISCTVHEGIMLWSCREDDPRFFKGNQLQQVYETAANTVAEYILQEKEQKLVEHILQEDFDFPEPEEHEQILKHCRMILERDPELSESWNRRFDMLMQGVKQCLTERPLLHIDGFLTFRSRQYIKELKEIVEYAVDEFLMDRQYEEFVGMLKYFVYFQQPQVPLVHVIHKGGQDLLLLDEDLNPLEYRYDEGVIVERLDQQDLQMEDAVVTTLISVSPAKIVIHTREPHMTVIRTLTQIFEQRIEICRYCPDCHAYFRETGKI